A section of the Felis catus isolate Fca126 chromosome B2, F.catus_Fca126_mat1.0, whole genome shotgun sequence genome encodes:
- the CDSN gene encoding corneodesmosin isoform X1: MGSSRAPQMGRVGGQGMMALLLAGLLLPGTLAKSIGTFSDPCKDVRITSPNDPCLIGKSGSSSFSGHSGSSSSSSSISGSSGSSGSSGGGPSGSGVSSGGSSGSSVAQGGSSGSSLFKPGTGYSQISYSSGSSSSQSGSSSSQSGSSSSSSQSGSSSSQPGSGSALPISGDSSRLLISSSQSGEGSSSSVSQTSWISSSGGQRVNSNLRPCSSDVSDSPCSGGPIVSHSGSYISSSHSVSGGQRPVVVVVEQHGSGGPGLAQGSPCSSGGLPGKPCPPITSVDKSYGSYEVVGGSSDSYLVPGMTYSGGKIYPVGYFTKDNPVKGSPGVPSFAAGPPISEGKYFSSNPIIPSHSSSSSNIYPSGASSAIVFQPVGSGGVQPCGVGSKGPCSLSSSGVHSSSSVSSSSSFHPCGGVSQGPCSPPGTGSFSGSSSSQSSGKIILQPCGSKSSSSGHPCISVSSSTLSGGPDGSPQPDPSAGAKPCGSGSSGKIPCRSIRDILAQVKPLGPQLADPEVFLPQGEASLPEALVQWRRKFSKTWEPAYLCLSNLP, translated from the exons ATGGGCTCCTCGCGAGCACCCCAGATGGGGCGTGTGGGAGGGCAAGGAATGATGGCATTGCTGCTGGCTGGTCTCCTCCTGCCAG GGACCTTGGCTAAGAGCATCGGGACCTTCTCAGACCCCTGCAAGGACGTGCGTATCACCTCTCCCAATGACCCCTGTCTCATTGGGAAGAGTGGTTCCAGTAGCTTCAGTGGCCACAGTGGCTCCAGCAGCTCCAGCAGTTCCATTTCCGGTTCCAGTGGCTCCAGTGGCAGCTCTGGTGGTGGCCCCAGTGGTTCTGGTGTCTCCAGTGGTGGCTCCAGCGGATCCAGTGTCGCCCAGGGTGGTTCTTCAGGATCTTCGTTATTTAAGCCAGGAACAGGGTATTCCCAGATCAGCTACTCCTCAGGATCCAGCTCCTCCCAGTCGGGAAGCAGCTCCTCCCAAtcaggaagcagcagcagctccTCCCAGTCGGGAAGCAGCAGTTCCCAGCCAGGGTCTGGCTCAGCTCTACCAATCAGTGGTGATTCTTCCCGCTTACTAATAAGCTCTTCCCAGTCTGGAGAAGGCTCAAGCTCATCTGTTTCCCAAACATCCTGGATATCCAGCAGCGGTGGCCAAAGAGTCAACTCTAACTTACGCCCTTGTAGTTCAGATGTCTCCGACTCTCCCTGCAGTGGGGGGCCCATCGTCTCACACTCAGGCTCCTACATCTCCAGCTCCCACTCCGTGTCAGGGGGTCAAAGgccagtggtggtggtggtggagcaGCATGGCTCTGGTGGCCCTGGATTGGCTCAAGGTTCCCCCTGTAGCAGTGGTGGCCTTCCAGGCAAGCCCTGCCCCCCTATCACCTCTGTAGACAAATCCTATGGCAGCTATGAGGTGGTGGGTGGCTCCTCTGACAGTTATCTGGTCCCAGGCATGACGTACAGTGGGGGCAAAATCTACCCTGTGGGCTACTTCACCAAAGATAATCCTGTCAAAGGCTCTCCAGGGGTCCCCTCATTTGCAGCTGGGCCCCCCATCTCTGAGGGCAAATACTTCTCCAGCAATCCCATCATCCCCAGCCACAGCTCTTCTAGTTCCAACATCTACCCATCAGGAGCTTCCTCGGCTATTGTGTTCCAGCCAGTGGGCTCTGGTGGGGTTCAGCCTTGTGGTGTTGGCTCTAAGgggccctgctccctctccaGTTCTGGAGTCCACAGCAGTTCTAGCGTTTCCAGCAGTTCATCCTTCCATCCCTGTGGCGGTGTTTCACAGGGGCCCTGCTCCCCACCAGGCACTGGCTCCTTTAGTGGCAGCTCCAGCTCCCAATCCAGTGGCAAAATCATCCTTCAGCCCTGTGGCAGCAAGTCCAGCTCTTCTGGTCACCCTTgcatttctgtctcctcctcaacATTGAGTGGGGGTCCCGATGGTTCTCCCCAACCTGATCCTTCAGCTGGTGCCAAGCCCTGTGGCTCCGGCAGCTCTGGAAAGATCCCCTGCCGATCCATCCGGGACATTCTGGCCCAAGTGAAGCCTCTGGGACCCCAGCTAGCTGACCCTGAAGTTTTCTTACCCCAAGGAGAG gCTTCTTTGCCCGAAGCATTGGTGCAGTGGAGAAGAAAGTTCTCCAAGACTTGGGAACCAGCTTACCTCTGCTTGAGCAACCTTCCTTGA
- the CDSN gene encoding corneodesmosin isoform X3 yields the protein MGSSRAPQMGRVGGQGMMALLLAGLLLPGTLAKSIGTFSDPCKDVRITSPNDPCLIGKSGSSSFSGHSGSSSSSSSISGSSGSSGSSGGGPSGSGVSSGGSSGSSVAQGGSSGSSLFKPGTGYSQISYSSGSSSSQSGSSSSQSGSSSSSSQSGSSSSQPGSGSALPISGFFARSIGAVEKKVLQDLGTSLPLLEQPSLTSHSNSQLPQPKPDPGLNDLTSVPLKPNASPSDGSQPARGSGVQRWPPTEELPSMDPWPSEDRWQMRAAATEDYVGEVLPEKLSFLPGAVALPLGRSLLPAGSSARSTGPVPEALHLHQDSESRWPLHSNVLGAQREILAQRPPFLINRIQQPLLPGHPWGTLNPGVSWGGGGPGTGWGTRPMPHLVGIWGINSQYPSTSWGNLNRYPGTSWGNLNWYPGGSWGNIHLRPVINNQFLPRVLHPTGFSWNIPAGFPSPQNPGSQWG from the exons ATGGGCTCCTCGCGAGCACCCCAGATGGGGCGTGTGGGAGGGCAAGGAATGATGGCATTGCTGCTGGCTGGTCTCCTCCTGCCAG GGACCTTGGCTAAGAGCATCGGGACCTTCTCAGACCCCTGCAAGGACGTGCGTATCACCTCTCCCAATGACCCCTGTCTCATTGGGAAGAGTGGTTCCAGTAGCTTCAGTGGCCACAGTGGCTCCAGCAGCTCCAGCAGTTCCATTTCCGGTTCCAGTGGCTCCAGTGGCAGCTCTGGTGGTGGCCCCAGTGGTTCTGGTGTCTCCAGTGGTGGCTCCAGCGGATCCAGTGTCGCCCAGGGTGGTTCTTCAGGATCTTCGTTATTTAAGCCAGGAACAGGGTATTCCCAGATCAGCTACTCCTCAGGATCCAGCTCCTCCCAGTCGGGAAGCAGCTCCTCCCAAtcaggaagcagcagcagctccTCCCAGTCGGGAAGCAGCAGTTCCCAGCCAGGGTCTGGCTCAGCTCTACCAATCAGTG gCTTCTTTGCCCGAAGCATTGGTGCAGTGGAGAAGAAAGTTCTCCAAGACTTGGGAACCAGCTTACCTCTGCTTGAGCAACCTTCCTTGACCAGCCACTCCAACTCTCAACTTCCTCAGCCAAAGCCAGACCCTGGGCTAAATGATTTAACAAGTGTTCCTCTGAAGCCCAATGCTTCTCCATCAGATGGCTCCCAACCTGCAAGAGGTTCTGGGGTTCAGAGGTGGCCCCCAACTGAGGAGCTGCCCTCTATGGATCCCTGGCCCTCTGAGGATCGTTGGCAGATGAGGGCTGCTGCCACTGAGGATTACGTGGGGGAAGTGCTGCCTGAAAAACTGTCTTTCCTTCCTGGTGCTGTTGCCCTCCCTCTGGGCAGAAGTCTTTTGCCTGCAGGGTCCTCTGCACGCTCCACAGGCCCAGTACCTGAGGCTCTACACCTCCACCAGGACTCTGAGTCTAGATGGCCACTCCATTCTAATGTGCTGGGAGCCCAGAGAGAAATCCTTGCCCAACGCCCACCTTTTCTTATTAACAGGATTCAACAGCCACTGCTGCCTGGGCATCCCTGGGGAACCCTAAATCCAGGTGTGTCCTGGGGAGGTGGAGGTCCTGGAACTGGATGGGGAACAAGGCCCATGCCACACCTTGTAGGAATCTGGGGTATCAATAGTCAATACCCAAGTACTAGCTGGGGGAATCTTAACCGGTATCCAGGTACTAGCTGGGGAAATCTTAACTGGTATCCAGGAGGCAGCTGGGGGAATATTCATCTACGCCCAGTTATTAATAATCAGTTTCTTCCCAGAGTTCTCCATCCTACTGGCTTTTCTTGGAACATCCCAGCTGGCTTCCCCAGTCCTCAAAACCCTGGGTCACAGTGGGGttaa
- the CDSN gene encoding corneodesmosin isoform X4, with the protein MLELNKMQGCMVGSRALLGLLLLICLHFPGFFARSIGAVEKKVLQDLGTSLPLLEQPSLTSHSNSQLPQPKPDPGLNDLTSVPLKPNASPSDGSQPARGSGVQRWPPTEELPSMDPWPSEDRWQMRAAATEDYVGEVLPEKLSFLPGAVALPLGRSLLPAGSSARSTGPVPEALHLHQDSESRWPLHSNVLGAQREILAQRPPFLINRIQQPLLPGHPWGTLNPGVSWGGGGPGTGWGTRPMPHLVGIWGINSQYPSTSWGNLNRYPGTSWGNLNWYPGGSWGNIHLRPVINNQFLPRVLHPTGFSWNIPAGFPSPQNPGSQWG; encoded by the exons ATGTTAGAGTTGAACAAGATGCAGGGCTGCATGGTGGGGAGCAGGGCTCTTCTGGGCCTCCTTCTTCTGATCTGTCTTCATTTCCCAG gCTTCTTTGCCCGAAGCATTGGTGCAGTGGAGAAGAAAGTTCTCCAAGACTTGGGAACCAGCTTACCTCTGCTTGAGCAACCTTCCTTGACCAGCCACTCCAACTCTCAACTTCCTCAGCCAAAGCCAGACCCTGGGCTAAATGATTTAACAAGTGTTCCTCTGAAGCCCAATGCTTCTCCATCAGATGGCTCCCAACCTGCAAGAGGTTCTGGGGTTCAGAGGTGGCCCCCAACTGAGGAGCTGCCCTCTATGGATCCCTGGCCCTCTGAGGATCGTTGGCAGATGAGGGCTGCTGCCACTGAGGATTACGTGGGGGAAGTGCTGCCTGAAAAACTGTCTTTCCTTCCTGGTGCTGTTGCCCTCCCTCTGGGCAGAAGTCTTTTGCCTGCAGGGTCCTCTGCACGCTCCACAGGCCCAGTACCTGAGGCTCTACACCTCCACCAGGACTCTGAGTCTAGATGGCCACTCCATTCTAATGTGCTGGGAGCCCAGAGAGAAATCCTTGCCCAACGCCCACCTTTTCTTATTAACAGGATTCAACAGCCACTGCTGCCTGGGCATCCCTGGGGAACCCTAAATCCAGGTGTGTCCTGGGGAGGTGGAGGTCCTGGAACTGGATGGGGAACAAGGCCCATGCCACACCTTGTAGGAATCTGGGGTATCAATAGTCAATACCCAAGTACTAGCTGGGGGAATCTTAACCGGTATCCAGGTACTAGCTGGGGAAATCTTAACTGGTATCCAGGAGGCAGCTGGGGGAATATTCATCTACGCCCAGTTATTAATAATCAGTTTCTTCCCAGAGTTCTCCATCCTACTGGCTTTTCTTGGAACATCCCAGCTGGCTTCCCCAGTCCTCAAAACCCTGGGTCACAGTGGGGttaa
- the CDSN gene encoding corneodesmosin isoform X2, translating into MGSSRAPQMGRVGGQGMMALLLAGLLLPGTLAKSIGTFSDPCKDVRITSPNDPCLIGKSGSSSFSGHSGSSSSSSSISGSSGSSGSSGGGPSGSGVSSGGSSGSSVAQGGSSGSSLFKPGTGYSQISYSSGSSSSQSGSSSSQSGSSSSSSQSGSSSSQPGSGSALPISGDSSRLLISSSQSGEGSSSSVSQTSWISSSGGQRVNSNLRPCSSDVSDSPCSGGPIVSHSGSYISSSHSVSGGQRPVVVVVEQHGSGGPGLAQGSPCSSGGLPGKPCPPITSVDKSYGSYEVVGGSSDSYLVPGMTYSGGKIYPVGYFTKDNPVKGSPGVPSFAAGPPISEGKYFSSNPIIPSHSSSSSNIYPSGASSAIVFQPVGSGGVQPCGVGSKGPCSLSSSGVHSSSSVSSSSSFHPCGGVSQGPCSPPGTGSFSGSSSSQSSGKIILQPCGSKSSSSGHPCISVSSSTLSGGPDGSPQPDPSAGAKPCGSGSSGKIPCRSIRDILAQVKPLGPQLADPEVFLPQGEVLDSP; encoded by the exons ATGGGCTCCTCGCGAGCACCCCAGATGGGGCGTGTGGGAGGGCAAGGAATGATGGCATTGCTGCTGGCTGGTCTCCTCCTGCCAG GGACCTTGGCTAAGAGCATCGGGACCTTCTCAGACCCCTGCAAGGACGTGCGTATCACCTCTCCCAATGACCCCTGTCTCATTGGGAAGAGTGGTTCCAGTAGCTTCAGTGGCCACAGTGGCTCCAGCAGCTCCAGCAGTTCCATTTCCGGTTCCAGTGGCTCCAGTGGCAGCTCTGGTGGTGGCCCCAGTGGTTCTGGTGTCTCCAGTGGTGGCTCCAGCGGATCCAGTGTCGCCCAGGGTGGTTCTTCAGGATCTTCGTTATTTAAGCCAGGAACAGGGTATTCCCAGATCAGCTACTCCTCAGGATCCAGCTCCTCCCAGTCGGGAAGCAGCTCCTCCCAAtcaggaagcagcagcagctccTCCCAGTCGGGAAGCAGCAGTTCCCAGCCAGGGTCTGGCTCAGCTCTACCAATCAGTGGTGATTCTTCCCGCTTACTAATAAGCTCTTCCCAGTCTGGAGAAGGCTCAAGCTCATCTGTTTCCCAAACATCCTGGATATCCAGCAGCGGTGGCCAAAGAGTCAACTCTAACTTACGCCCTTGTAGTTCAGATGTCTCCGACTCTCCCTGCAGTGGGGGGCCCATCGTCTCACACTCAGGCTCCTACATCTCCAGCTCCCACTCCGTGTCAGGGGGTCAAAGgccagtggtggtggtggtggagcaGCATGGCTCTGGTGGCCCTGGATTGGCTCAAGGTTCCCCCTGTAGCAGTGGTGGCCTTCCAGGCAAGCCCTGCCCCCCTATCACCTCTGTAGACAAATCCTATGGCAGCTATGAGGTGGTGGGTGGCTCCTCTGACAGTTATCTGGTCCCAGGCATGACGTACAGTGGGGGCAAAATCTACCCTGTGGGCTACTTCACCAAAGATAATCCTGTCAAAGGCTCTCCAGGGGTCCCCTCATTTGCAGCTGGGCCCCCCATCTCTGAGGGCAAATACTTCTCCAGCAATCCCATCATCCCCAGCCACAGCTCTTCTAGTTCCAACATCTACCCATCAGGAGCTTCCTCGGCTATTGTGTTCCAGCCAGTGGGCTCTGGTGGGGTTCAGCCTTGTGGTGTTGGCTCTAAGgggccctgctccctctccaGTTCTGGAGTCCACAGCAGTTCTAGCGTTTCCAGCAGTTCATCCTTCCATCCCTGTGGCGGTGTTTCACAGGGGCCCTGCTCCCCACCAGGCACTGGCTCCTTTAGTGGCAGCTCCAGCTCCCAATCCAGTGGCAAAATCATCCTTCAGCCCTGTGGCAGCAAGTCCAGCTCTTCTGGTCACCCTTgcatttctgtctcctcctcaacATTGAGTGGGGGTCCCGATGGTTCTCCCCAACCTGATCCTTCAGCTGGTGCCAAGCCCTGTGGCTCCGGCAGCTCTGGAAAGATCCCCTGCCGATCCATCCGGGACATTCTGGCCCAAGTGAAGCCTCTGGGACCCCAGCTAGCTGACCCTGAAGTTTTCTTACCCCAAGGAGAGGTACTTGACAGTCCATAA
- the PSORS1C2 gene encoding psoriasis susceptibility 1 candidate gene 2 protein gives MMFNWKLLGILVLYLYAVGISGNGDHPSHPPTEAGEEDGSPTLPQGPPIPGDPWPGAPPLFEDPPPPGPSRPWRDLPESGVWPPEPPRTDPPQPPRPDDPWPAGPQPPENPWPPAPEVDHGSQEEPDLDPPREEYR, from the exons ATGATGTTCAACTGGAAGCTACTGGGGATCCTGGTCCTTTACCTGTATGCCGTAG GCATCTCAGGCAACGGAGACCACCCCTCTCACCCACCCACAGAGGCTGGAGAAGAGGATGGGTCCCCAACATTGCCTCAGGGCCCCCCAATCCCTGGTGACCCTTGGCCAGGGGCACCCCCTCTCTTTGAGGACCCTCCACCTCCTGGCCCCAGTCGTCCCTGGAGAGACCTGCCTGAATCTGGAGTCTGGCCTCCTGAGCCCCCAAGAACCGATCCCCCTCAACCTCCCCGGCCTGATGATCCCTGGCCAGCAGGACCCCAGCCTCCAGAAAACCCCTGGCCACCTGCTCCTGAAGTGGACCATGGATCTCAAGAGGAGCCAGATCTTGACCCACCCCGGGAAGAATACAGATAG